The stretch of DNA GACATGGGCCTTGCAATCGGTAAAAAAGGAGAAAATATCAGGAAGATGCAGAAGGTGCTCGGCAAGAGGATCGAGATGGTCGAATACGCCGAGGAGGAGAAGGACTTTATCACCAACATCTTCAAGCCCGCAGAGGTTGTCGCTGTCCGTGCTGACGAGACCGGCGAGAAACTGGACGTCTTCGTCGGGGAGAAGAGCCATCTCGGCATCGCGATCGGGAAGGGAGGGAGCACCGTGGAGAAGGCGCGGATGCTTGTAAAACGCTTCTTCGGCCATGAGATCGGGGATGTCATCCTCAACGAGGAGGAGGAAGAGGCATGAAAGACCTCGCCGTGATCGAAGAACTCTGGGCCGTGATCAATGACCGCGCCGCACACCCGTCGCCAGACTCCTATGTCTCGTCACTCCTGACCCACAG from Methanofollis sp. encodes:
- a CDS encoding NusA-like transcription termination signal-binding factor; amino-acid sequence: MERSIGFKERRYIEELRILTRSVAVDCLVDERFDRIIYVIKPGDMGLAIGKKGENIRKMQKVLGKRIEMVEYAEEEKDFITNIFKPAEVVAVRADETGEKLDVFVGEKSHLGIAIGKGGSTVEKARMLVKRFFGHEIGDVILNEEEEEA